From one Plasmodium coatneyi strain Hackeri chromosome 9, complete sequence genomic stretch:
- a CDS encoding 60S acidic ribosomal protein P0, giving the protein MAKLSKAQKKQIYMDKLSSLIQQYTKILIVHVDNVGSNQMASVRQSLRGKAIILMGKNTRIRTALKKNLQAVPQIEKLLPLVKLNMGFVFCKDDLTEVRNIILQNKSPAPARLGVIAPIDVFIPPGPTGMDPSHTSFFQSLGISTKIVKGQIEIQEHVHLIKQGEKVTASSATLLQKFNMKPFSYGVDVRTVYDDGVIYDAKVLDITEEDILAKFGKGVANVAALSRSIGVITEASYPHVFVEAFKNIVALVIDTDYTFPLMKKIKDMVENPEAYAAAAPAAEAKADAPKKEEAKKQEEEEEEEEDGFMGFGMFD; this is encoded by the coding sequence ATGGCGAAATTATCGAAAGcacagaagaaacaaatataCATGGACAAGCTGAGTTCCCTGATTCAACAGTATACGAAAATTCTAATTGTACATGTGGACAATGTAGGATCCAATCAGATGGCTAGTGTACGTCAGAGTTTGAGAGGAAAGGCCATAATATTAATGGGAAAAAACACGAGAATTCGAACTGCACTGAAGAAAAACTTACAAGCTGTTCCCCAGATAGAGAAGTTGTTACCATTGGTAAAGTTGAACATGGGTTTTGTCTTTTGCAAAGATGATTTGACCGAAGTGAGGAACATCATTTTACAGAACAAATCTCCTGCACCAGCAAGGTTAGGTGTTATAGCCCCGATTGATGTTTTTATCCCACCAGGACCAACAGGGATGGATCCATCTCACACATCCTTCTTTCAATCGCTTGGAATATCCACCAAAATTGTGAAGGGGCAAATTGAAATTCAGGAACATGTTCATCTGATTAAGCAGGGAGAAAAGGTCACAGCATCGTCTGCTACTCTTTTGCAAAAGTTTAACATGAAACCTTTTTCTTACGGTGTGGACGTTAGAACTGTGTACGATGATGGTGTTATTTACGACGCGAAAGTTTTGGATATAACTGAGGAGGATATTTTGGCAAAGTTTGGAAAGGGTGTTGCCAACGTTGCAGCGTTGTCTAGATCTATTGGTGTGATAACAGAGGCCTCCTATCCACATGTCTTCGTGGAGGCATTTAAGAACATCGTTGCGTTGGTAATTGACACAGACTATACCTTCCCTCTAATGAAGAAGATCAAAGACATGGTTGAGAATCCCGAGGCTTACGCTGCTGCTGCGCCTGCGGCTGAGGCCAAGGCAGATGCAccgaagaaggaagaggccaaaaagcaggaggaggaagaagaagaggaggaagacggCTTCATGGGATTTGGAATGTTCGACTAG